A section of the Amblyomma americanum isolate KBUSLIRL-KWMA chromosome 2, ASM5285725v1, whole genome shotgun sequence genome encodes:
- the LOC144121359 gene encoding eukaryotic translation initiation factor 4H-like, translating to MADRYDSDYGSRFGGHRDHYGKPSRPMPTEPPFTAFVGNLPDGVVQSDIDEIFHGIKIKSTRLVRDKETDKFKGYCYVEFFDLDSLKEALEFDSADLQGRSLRVDIAEGRRSDRGGGFSNRRGGPGGGGGGFDRGGGRGGGPRDGGPPRYGDRDRGGRPGDRGGFRGGFPERPSDRDFDRGPPGGFQARGPPRDRRPADSEEFREPTSEELSQRPRLKLLPRTVRAPVCDVADTSSRSAIFGQAKPRDEKVYEKTRKTSEGDADE from the exons ATGGCGGACAGGTATGACAGTGACTACGGGTCTAG ATTTGGTGGTCATCGAGATCACTATGGCAAGCCATCTAGACCTATGCCCACTGAGCCACCTTTCACAGCATTCGTAGGGAACCTCCCTGATGGTGTTGTGCAGAGCGACATTGATGAGATCTTCCATGGCATCAAG ATCAAGAGCACCCGCCTTGTGAGAGACAAGGAGACTGACAAATTTAAAG GTTACTGCTATGTCGAGTTCTTTGACCTTGATTCACTGAAGGAGGCTTTGGAGTTTGACTCTGCT GATCTTCAAGGACGGTCACTGAGAGTGGACATTGCCGAGGGCCGGCGGAGTGACCGCGGTGGTGGATTCAGCAACAGGCGAGGCGGAccaggtggaggaggaggag GGTTCGATCGGGGCGGAGGCCGAGGAGGTGGACCCAGGGACGGTGGGCCACCGCGTTACGGAGATCGTGACCGAGGAGGCCGGCCGGGAGACCGTGGAGGCTTCCGTGGAGGCTTTCCAGAGCGCCCAAGTGACCGTGACTTTGATAG GGGCCCTCCTGGTGGGTTCCAGGCCAGAGGACCACCCCGTGACAGGCGCCCTGCAGATAGTGAGGAGTTTCGGGAGCCCACATCAG AGGAGCTGTCTCAACGCCCGCGGCTGAAGCTGCTGCCTCGCACAGTCCGTGCGCCTGTGTGCGACGTTGCCGACACATCAAGCCGCTCGGCCATCTTTGGTCAGGCCAAGCCTCGAGACGAGAAGGTGTACGAGAAAACCCGCAAGACCTCCGAAG GCGATGCTGATGAGTAA